From the Meleagris gallopavo isolate NT-WF06-2002-E0010 breed Aviagen turkey brand Nicholas breeding stock chromosome 19, Turkey_5.1, whole genome shotgun sequence genome, one window contains:
- the INPP5E gene encoding phosphatidylinositol polyphosphate 5-phosphatase type IV, with product MSSLNGFSQHSGTCVTQRAEGGAVQDLQAKKAGKAAKKETSSNGALTFESPPRVDAFLNETLKLLPEELKANVKIKSITPRPPRKPRLERAASLDEKNWKRWRRFRTSQESLTDPNETSSSNGSLQEAALTSPIRGRGTPCCEPNSLHSSPDASEESPVGKSKGSTSDLGKRASEISSAFGGLLRGKAFAGSKPRLSQIMPARPLPPMELNVASHTLRTANKIDPDLMDYRHYSQNKFGRVSNSLSDTRLHGNGTVYDNCSTDSMKSTFSLLTPIRSKDVRSRSYLEGSLLASGALLGAEELSRYFPDRNIGIFVATWNMQGQKELPENLDDFLLPTDPDYAQDMYVIGVQEGCPDRREWEIRLQETLGPHYVMLYSAAHGVLYMSVFIRRDLIWFCSEVEYATVTTRIVSQIKTKGALGICFTFFGTSFLFITSHFTSGDSKVNERKLDYNKTIQALTLPKVVPDTNPYRSSSGDVTTRFDEVFWFGDFNFRLNKDRETVDSILNQNPETGVSKLLAYDQLTSEMGRGSIFKGFQEADIHFRPSYKFDIGKDSYDTTSKQRTPSYTDRVVFRSRYRDDIQAVKYSSCPVIKTSDHRPVFALFRVKVRPGRDNIPLAAGQFDRELYLIGIKRRITRELQNRRQQKDQKSSSICSIS from the exons ATGAGTTCTCTCAATGGATTTTCACAGCACTCAGGGACGTGCGTTACACAGAGGGCAGAAGGTGGAGCAGTACAGGACCTGCAAGCTAAAAAAGCGGGCAAAGCAGCAAAGAAGGAGACCAGCAGCAACGGCGCTCTGACCTTTGAGTCTCCTCCACGTGTGGATGCCTTCTTGAATGAAACCTTAAAGCTTCTACCGGAAGAACTCAAAGCTAatgtaaaaattaaatcaattaCCCCAAGGCCTCCGAGGAAACCCCGGCTGGAGCGTGCTGCATCTTTGGATGAGAAGAACTGGAAGAGGTGGAGGAGGTTTAGAACTAGTCAGGAAAGTCTGACCGATCCCAACGAGACGAGTTCCTCCAATGGTTCTCTGCAGGAAGCTGCCCTCACTTCTCCCATCAGGGGTAGAGGAACCCCCTGTTGTGAGCCGAACTCCTTGCACAGTTCACCAGATGCCTCAGAAGAAAGTCCCGtggggaaaagcaaaggaagcacTTCTGACCTGGGGAAACGAGCCTCTGAGATCTCCAGTGCCTTTGGTGGGCTTCTGCGTGGGAAAGCGTTTGCAGGCAGCAAACCCCGGCTGTCCCAAATAATGCCAGCTCGACCTCTGCCGCCCATGGAGCTCAACGTGGCCTCTCATACGCTGAGGACAGCTAATAAGATTGACCCAGATTTAATGGATTATCGACATTATTCTCAGAACAAGTTTGGGAGGGTAAGCAACAGCTTGAGTGACACCAGGCTGCATGGCAACGGGACAGTCTACGATAATTGCTCCACAGACTCCATGAAATCTACGTTCAGCCTGCTCACTCCCATTCGTTCCAAGGATGTCCGAAGCAG AAGCTATTTGGAAGGCAGCCTTCTGGCAAGTGGTGCCTTACTGGGAGCAGAAGAACTCAGCAGATATTTCCCTGATCGGAATATTGGAATTTTTGTGGCCACCTGGAACATGCAAGGCCAGAAG GAACTTCCAGAGAATCTGGATGACTTCTTGTTGCCAACAGATCCTGACTATGCCCAGGACATGTATGTCATTGGGGTTCAAGAAGGCTGTCCAGACAG AAGAGAGTGGGAAATCCGCCTCCAAGAGACACTGGGCCCCCACTACGTCATGCTGTACTCTGCTGCACACGGAGTGCTCTACATGTCAGTCTTCATTCGAAGGGACCTGATCTGGTTCTGCTCAG aaGTGGAATATGCCACAGTGACAACTCGAATCGTATCTCAGATCAAAACCAAGGGAGCTCTGGGAATCTGCTTCACGTTTTTTGGAACCTCCTTTCTCTTCATTACCTCCCATTTCACAT ctggAGACAGTAAGGTGAATGAGAGGAAGCTGGACTACAATAAAACCATTCAAGCACTTACCCTTCCTAAGGTCGTTCCGGACACAAACCCGTATCGATCCAGTTCTG GTGATGTCACAACTCGGTTTGATGAAGTATTCTGGTTTGGTGACTTCAACTTCCGACTAAATAAGGACCGTGAAACTGTGGATTCCATCTTGAACCAGAATCCAGAAACAGGCGTCTCCAAACTACTGGCATATGACCAGCTTACCAGTGAAATGGGTAGAG GGTCTATTTTCAAAGGATTCCAAGAGGCTGACATTCATTTCCGTCCTTCCTACAAGTTTGACATAGGAAAGGACAGCTATGACACCACTTCCAAACAGAGGACTCCTTCCTACACG GATCGAGTAGTGTTCCGCAGTCGGTACAGAGATGACATCCAAGCTGTTAAATACTCATCTTGTCCTGTGATCAAAACTTCAGACCACCGTCCTGTGTTTGCATTGTTCCGGGTGAAAGTGAGGCCTGGCAGGGACAA TATTCCACTTGCTGCGGGGCAGTTTGACAGAGAACTCTACTTAATTGGAATAAAGAGACGGATTACAAGGGAACTTCAGAATCGACGACAGCAAAAGGACCAAAAATCCAGCAGCATATGTAGCATTTCCTGA